Proteins from a single region of Flavobacterium sp. YJ01:
- a CDS encoding glycosyltransferase family 1 protein, with amino-acid sequence MKRNTININLQPVNNQGSGIALFANKLIAELEKSKLYKIFGSFNFVRGVKKNELERFSFPVKYSSVPAKVVYSRLIKKALPFYYHNMMHGESDINLFLTYKIPRVSYSGIVISTIHDLIPLRVATENDQIQIDYRNDIDYAIRHSDYLITISEASKKDILEEFLYNKNKIFVIPNGVDFELYNNEIEQEHLTKVKEKYQLPNKFVVYLGGIRIHKNVGNLIRAYALLSEDIRAEVSLVITQGNEDLKKLAANLNIEEQVFFTPYIDEQDKPAVYKLALTMAFISSYEGFGLPIIEAMAAGTPVITSNVSSMPEVAGDAAVLVDPFEIEETKYALERIIGDADFRKKLIESGYENAKKYSWTHSGEELVKLCNTILKQQL; translated from the coding sequence ATGAAAAGAAATACCATAAATATTAATCTGCAGCCTGTAAACAATCAAGGTTCCGGAATTGCTCTGTTTGCCAATAAATTAATAGCCGAATTAGAAAAAAGTAAATTATATAAAATTTTCGGCAGTTTTAATTTTGTGAGAGGGGTCAAAAAAAATGAATTAGAAAGATTCTCCTTTCCAGTAAAATATTCATCAGTTCCCGCTAAAGTTGTGTATTCGAGATTAATAAAAAAAGCACTGCCTTTTTATTACCACAATATGATGCACGGCGAGTCAGATATTAATTTGTTCCTGACTTATAAAATTCCGAGAGTCAGTTACAGCGGTATTGTAATCAGTACAATTCATGATTTAATACCCTTAAGAGTCGCTACAGAAAATGACCAGATACAAATAGATTACAGAAATGATATTGATTATGCAATCCGCCATTCTGATTATTTGATAACAATATCGGAGGCCTCTAAAAAAGACATTCTGGAAGAGTTTTTATACAACAAAAATAAAATTTTTGTCATTCCTAATGGTGTTGATTTTGAGTTGTACAACAATGAAATAGAACAAGAACACTTAACAAAAGTCAAAGAAAAATATCAGTTGCCCAATAAGTTTGTGGTATATCTTGGAGGAATACGCATCCATAAAAATGTAGGTAATTTGATTCGAGCTTACGCTTTGCTTTCTGAAGATATAAGAGCAGAAGTCAGTTTAGTGATTACTCAGGGAAATGAAGATTTGAAAAAGCTGGCAGCTAATCTTAACATAGAAGAGCAGGTTTTTTTTACACCTTACATCGATGAACAAGACAAGCCGGCGGTTTATAAATTGGCTTTGACAATGGCATTTATATCGTCTTACGAAGGTTTTGGTCTGCCCATTATAGAAGCCATGGCTGCAGGAACTCCTGTTATTACTTCTAACGTTTCGTCTATGCCAGAAGTTGCTGGCGATGCAGCAGTACTAGTAGATCCATTTGAAATTGAGGAAACTAAATATGCTTTAGAGCGAATTATAGGAGATGCCGATTTTAGAAAAAAGCTGATTGAGTCTGGTTATGAAAATGCCAAAAAATACAGTTGGACGCATTCAGGTGAAGAATTAGTAAAATTATGTAATACCATATTAAAGCAGCAGTTATGA
- a CDS encoding acyltransferase, producing the protein MIHLIKKAVRLSFSLPKTIYFNFCLFEPKIAIKLPILVDYRTKFCSLYRNTVVLNETPRFGMIKIGWGEGAVGNECNRFSYWTIKKECKVAFVGSAHFARGVSLRADNGGQIVFGKNFTANQNFFCASNTTITFGDNVLAGWNIHIRDGDGHHIFDQDKNIINTNRPISIGSKVWIGSYATVLKGVAIPDSSIVALGSIVTKSFSEPNIIIGGIPAVMVKENVRWEK; encoded by the coding sequence ATGATTCATCTGATTAAAAAAGCAGTACGGTTAAGCTTCAGCCTGCCTAAAACGATCTATTTTAATTTCTGTTTGTTTGAACCTAAAATAGCTATTAAGCTTCCCATTTTGGTAGATTATAGAACTAAGTTCTGTTCGCTATACAGGAATACAGTTGTATTAAATGAAACCCCAAGATTTGGAATGATTAAAATAGGCTGGGGAGAAGGCGCGGTTGGAAATGAGTGCAATCGCTTTAGCTACTGGACTATTAAAAAAGAATGTAAAGTTGCTTTTGTAGGTAGCGCTCATTTTGCAAGAGGAGTATCGTTAAGAGCGGATAACGGTGGACAAATCGTTTTTGGAAAAAACTTTACAGCAAATCAGAATTTCTTCTGTGCTAGCAATACGACTATAACTTTTGGAGATAATGTACTGGCAGGCTGGAATATTCATATTCGGGATGGCGATGGACACCACATTTTTGACCAAGATAAAAATATCATCAATACCAACAGGCCAATTTCGATAGGAAGCAAAGTCTGGATAGGAAGTTATGCGACTGTTCTTAAAGGAGTGGCAATTCCAGACAGCAGCATAGTGGCTTTAGGCTCTATTGTAACAAAATCCTTTTCGGAACCTAACATAATTATTGGCGGCATACCGGCAGTAATGGTTAAGGAGAATGTTCGTTGGGAGAAGTAA
- a CDS encoding acyltransferase, with protein sequence MINRLFLKLAFHILKTFLKPFDGRMPRFYMKGYNFILKMVGVKMNGLPRYISTQVRFDDFNKIYLSERVVISEKVILLTHDYSLTTGLIALNKKPATDLAFKKEIHIGRNVFIGMGAIIMPGTIIHDNVVIGAGSVVRGTIYSDAIVIGNPGQIIGKLTEKAIKWEQQIESSLIQRDRI encoded by the coding sequence ATGATCAATAGGCTGTTTTTAAAACTGGCATTTCATATTCTTAAGACCTTTTTGAAGCCTTTTGACGGTAGAATGCCGAGGTTTTATATGAAGGGCTATAACTTCATTTTGAAAATGGTGGGAGTAAAAATGAATGGCCTTCCAAGGTATATTTCAACTCAGGTAAGATTTGATGATTTTAATAAAATCTATTTATCGGAACGTGTGGTCATCTCCGAAAAAGTGATTCTGCTGACACATGATTATTCCTTAACTACTGGTCTTATTGCATTGAATAAAAAGCCTGCGACAGATCTTGCTTTCAAAAAAGAAATCCATATCGGCAGAAATGTATTCATAGGAATGGGGGCTATCATCATGCCTGGAACTATTATTCACGACAATGTGGTAATAGGGGCAGGTAGCGTAGTAAGAGGAACCATTTATTCTGATGCCATTGTTATTGGAAACCCAGGGCAGATAATCGGGAAATTAACTGAGAAAGCCATTAAATGGGAGCAGCAAATCGAGAGTTCATTAATACAGAGAGATAGAATATAA
- a CDS encoding polysaccharide biosynthesis/export family protein, protein MNRLLYIILSSILFFSCASRKDIIYFQDAGNYTSVATNLKPVTIEPNDILSIRIGALVPETALAYNIQTPSTVGVSSTLDILKVQGYLVSPDKTIVLPILGEINTAGLSVKDLETKLKSELEKGAHLVNPSVAVRILNAKVTVLGEVKSPGTYSFLEQSISIPQALGYAGDLTINGKRNDILLIRESEGKRTITHVDLTTAEWMNKDQYQVHQNDILVVNPNDAKVKTAGYIGNASTILTIASLILSSIILITR, encoded by the coding sequence ATGAATCGATTACTATATATAATACTTAGTAGTATTTTATTTTTTTCCTGTGCTTCCAGAAAAGATATTATTTATTTTCAGGATGCCGGTAATTATACATCAGTTGCAACAAATTTGAAACCTGTTACTATTGAACCCAATGATATTCTCAGTATCAGAATCGGAGCACTAGTCCCTGAAACGGCACTGGCATACAACATTCAAACCCCAAGTACAGTTGGCGTAAGCAGCACCCTAGATATTTTGAAAGTACAGGGCTATCTGGTTTCTCCTGATAAAACAATTGTATTGCCAATTTTAGGAGAGATAAACACTGCAGGTCTGTCTGTAAAAGATCTGGAAACAAAACTTAAATCTGAACTCGAAAAAGGAGCACATTTAGTGAACCCTTCTGTAGCAGTGCGTATTTTGAATGCAAAAGTGACGGTTTTGGGAGAAGTAAAATCACCGGGAACTTATTCCTTTTTAGAACAGTCCATTTCTATTCCGCAGGCTCTTGGTTATGCCGGTGATTTGACTATAAACGGGAAAAGAAATGACATTCTGCTGATTAGGGAATCTGAAGGAAAAAGAACCATCACGCATGTTGATTTAACAACAGCAGAATGGATGAATAAGGATCAATATCAGGTTCATCAAAATGATATTCTAGTCGTTAATCCGAATGATGCTAAAGTAAAAACGGCAGGTTATATAGGGAATGCAAGCACCATATTGACTATTGCATCCTTAATTCTAAGCTCTATAATATTAATTACAAGATAA
- a CDS encoding glycosyltransferase family 4 protein: protein MKILIIGPFPKPINGCSLANQVLLKQLELKKEISVDIINTSSKNISSENVGRFSFGKVFSFLKVYKKTRTISKSDIVYTTPGQTFFGIVKYMPFYFYCLMTSRPYIIHIHGNHLGNEYKSLKGLKKRAFAFFIRRAAAGIVLSESLKTNFDGLLNPKKVFIVENFAQDSLVQKAAVVKPKDKLRLLYLSNLMEEKGILDFLDSLILLKNAGVAFEADIAGKIEDESEVIINNKFQELLGFIKYHGVVSGQSKIDLLEGSNVFVLPTYYRMEGQPISLIEAMATGNIIVTTKFSGIPDIISTENGCFVPSKSPECIFNTLLEINGKLEEFVAKYSRVNIRYVQSYFTEEKFAGKIFKVIKHI from the coding sequence ATGAAGATACTTATTATTGGTCCATTTCCCAAGCCTATTAACGGTTGTTCGTTAGCTAATCAAGTCCTCTTAAAGCAGCTAGAACTGAAAAAAGAAATTTCGGTAGATATTATAAATACGAGTTCAAAAAATATTTCTTCAGAAAATGTAGGACGTTTTTCATTTGGTAAAGTTTTTTCCTTTTTAAAGGTCTATAAAAAAACAAGAACAATTTCTAAATCGGATATAGTTTATACAACACCGGGACAAACTTTTTTTGGGATTGTAAAATATATGCCTTTTTACTTTTACTGTTTAATGACAAGCAGACCTTACATTATTCATATTCACGGAAATCATCTGGGTAATGAATATAAATCTTTAAAGGGATTGAAAAAAAGGGCCTTTGCATTCTTTATACGAAGAGCTGCCGCAGGAATTGTTCTTTCGGAATCTTTAAAAACCAATTTTGACGGACTGTTGAATCCAAAGAAAGTTTTTATAGTCGAGAATTTTGCTCAGGATAGTTTAGTTCAGAAAGCTGCAGTAGTAAAGCCCAAAGATAAATTAAGGCTACTTTATTTGAGTAACCTAATGGAGGAAAAAGGAATCTTAGACTTTTTAGACAGCTTAATTTTGTTGAAAAATGCGGGAGTTGCTTTTGAAGCTGACATCGCAGGTAAAATTGAAGATGAATCAGAGGTTATTATAAATAATAAATTTCAGGAACTCCTTGGCTTTATTAAATACCATGGGGTTGTATCGGGGCAGAGCAAGATCGATCTGTTGGAAGGATCTAATGTTTTTGTTTTACCAACCTATTATCGTATGGAAGGACAGCCGATTTCATTAATCGAAGCTATGGCAACCGGAAATATAATCGTTACTACCAAATTTTCTGGAATACCTGATATCATCAGTACAGAAAACGGCTGTTTTGTTCCCTCGAAAAGCCCGGAATGCATATTTAACACGCTGCTGGAAATTAATGGAAAACTGGAAGAATTTGTCGCTAAGTACAGCAGGGTTAACATAAGATATGTACAGTCTTATTTTACGGAAGAAAAGTTCGCAGGTAAAATTTTCAAAGTTATTAAACATATTTAA
- a CDS encoding tyrosine-protein kinase family protein has product MNTDKNEYFDFIEENNPVDLKQIINKYLKYWPAFVLSILISLFSAFVYLRYANVVYKSEAKIKLLNDKENSNFTLDVSKLFNKSTINLENEIALLKSVHLSEQVVKNLKLNVEYYYNSRVTSKQIFNPPFIVSYRDGASNLRRALNYTITVTASGYTVLDITSGESVEIKGYISEKNIPHLPISIKPAPGAVMEKNINKSFNVTLKTLHKTALELSDAFEVDAEGKDSDILSISLKGTNGPQSESVINNLIYVYEADGITDKKEVSRRTINFADDRFVYLRRELDSIESSKKNYKKNNKLSFIQEDAGSSILQKTAKEQTSFDIESQLLLADLLRNSIESQKAFELLPADIGIQNLIINQLVADYNTAVLSYQKFQTSAGNNNPSVQLLVTTLTNLKNNIINSVKGYKQQLRTTLVQSESAQKEAEGSFASLPEKEKVLRSIERQQNLKESLYLLLLQKREEASINLAVTIPNTKIIDYAITDIQPISPQRNKIVLIAFFIGFCIPFSILFTLFKLDNKIYTAADVENTNTVLPILAELPSLKDDKDAIMQSLEAFRTLANNTNFITPYTEDQLGKVLFVTSSIKGEGKTFVSYNLAAAYAHLDKKVIIIGADFRNPQLHKHLNNTTKESQGFSNYLHDGTIQWENLLCSNEDAEFPFDILLSGIIPPNPTLLLSNQRFEHFIYQVKKVYDIIIFDTPPTLLVSDTLMISKYADTTLFVLRSGVTQKNLIAYSNKLHKDQKLVNMGYVVNDIDFSSGYGYSYNYGYGYGYGKEIKKETRLQKLKKKIF; this is encoded by the coding sequence ATGAATACGGATAAAAATGAATATTTCGATTTTATTGAAGAAAATAACCCGGTAGATTTAAAACAAATTATAAATAAATATTTAAAGTACTGGCCAGCCTTTGTATTATCGATACTTATTTCTTTATTCAGCGCTTTTGTTTATTTAAGATATGCAAATGTTGTATACAAGTCTGAGGCTAAAATTAAATTGTTGAATGATAAAGAAAATTCAAATTTCACATTAGATGTTTCTAAATTATTTAATAAATCCACCATTAACTTAGAGAACGAGATTGCATTGCTCAAATCAGTTCATCTCTCAGAACAGGTAGTCAAAAATTTGAAGTTGAATGTAGAATATTACTATAATTCGAGAGTAACATCTAAACAGATTTTTAATCCGCCTTTTATAGTGAGTTATCGTGATGGCGCATCCAACTTGAGACGCGCATTGAATTATACCATAACTGTAACGGCATCAGGATATACTGTTTTAGATATTACATCTGGAGAAAGTGTCGAGATAAAAGGATATATATCAGAGAAAAACATACCTCATTTGCCCATAAGTATAAAACCGGCTCCCGGGGCTGTAATGGAAAAAAATATCAATAAGAGTTTTAATGTTACCTTAAAAACGCTTCATAAAACAGCTTTGGAATTAAGTGATGCTTTTGAAGTGGATGCTGAAGGAAAAGACAGCGATATATTATCAATCTCCTTAAAAGGCACAAACGGACCACAGTCAGAATCCGTTATCAACAATTTGATTTATGTTTATGAAGCCGACGGTATCACAGACAAAAAAGAAGTCTCCAGAAGAACTATTAATTTTGCCGATGATCGATTTGTATACCTGAGAAGGGAACTTGATTCTATAGAAAGTTCTAAAAAGAATTATAAAAAGAATAATAAGCTTAGTTTTATTCAGGAAGATGCGGGTTCAAGTATTCTGCAAAAAACAGCTAAAGAACAGACTTCATTTGATATAGAATCACAATTGTTACTAGCAGATCTGCTGAGAAATAGCATAGAATCTCAAAAAGCATTCGAACTTTTGCCCGCAGATATAGGAATACAAAATTTAATAATCAATCAATTGGTTGCGGATTATAATACAGCGGTTTTATCGTATCAAAAATTTCAGACCAGTGCAGGAAATAATAATCCTTCAGTACAGTTGTTGGTAACTACGCTCACGAATTTAAAAAACAATATTATCAATTCTGTAAAAGGCTATAAACAGCAGTTAAGAACAACGCTTGTTCAGAGTGAATCTGCCCAGAAAGAGGCAGAAGGAAGTTTTGCTTCTCTTCCAGAAAAGGAAAAAGTACTGAGAAGTATTGAACGCCAGCAGAATTTAAAAGAAAGTTTGTATTTATTGCTGCTTCAAAAAAGGGAAGAAGCTTCTATAAATTTGGCTGTTACCATACCTAATACTAAGATTATAGATTATGCCATAACAGATATTCAACCTATTTCCCCGCAAAGAAACAAGATTGTATTAATTGCATTTTTTATAGGATTTTGTATTCCGTTCAGCATTTTATTTACACTCTTTAAATTAGATAATAAAATATATACAGCTGCAGATGTTGAAAACACAAATACTGTACTGCCTATTTTAGCAGAGCTTCCTTCATTAAAGGATGATAAAGACGCTATTATGCAGAGTTTGGAAGCTTTTAGAACCTTGGCCAATAACACCAATTTTATTACACCTTATACTGAAGATCAACTTGGAAAAGTATTATTTGTCACGTCATCTATAAAAGGCGAAGGAAAAACGTTCGTTTCTTATAATTTAGCGGCAGCTTATGCACATCTTGATAAAAAAGTAATAATTATAGGAGCTGATTTTAGAAATCCACAGTTGCATAAACATTTAAACAATACAACAAAAGAGAGTCAGGGATTCAGCAATTATCTGCATGATGGTACTATTCAATGGGAAAATTTATTGTGCAGTAACGAAGATGCTGAATTTCCATTTGATATTTTACTTTCGGGAATTATCCCTCCAAATCCAACATTATTATTATCCAATCAGCGTTTTGAGCACTTTATTTATCAGGTAAAAAAAGTATACGACATCATTATTTTTGATACGCCGCCAACCTTATTAGTGAGTGACACTCTTATGATTTCAAAATATGCCGATACTACTTTATTTGTGTTGCGTTCCGGAGTAACACAAAAGAATTTAATAGCTTATTCAAACAAGCTGCATAAAGATCAAAAATTGGTCAATATGGGCTATGTAGTAAATGATATTGATTTTAGTTCTGGTTACGGTTACAGCTATAATTACGGATATGGCTATGGCTACGGAAAAGAAATCAAAAAAGAAACAAGACTACAGAAGCTGAAGAAAAAAATATTCTAA
- a CDS encoding glycosyltransferase family 2 protein, producing the protein MKVSIITICYNRKETIANCIESVLSQDYPNVEYIIIDGNSTDGTNEIIQSYKERISTYISEPDKGMYDAINKGLKIATGDVIGLMHSDDAFYDSEVVSKIVTMFKMFPSRDGVYGDGIYVTNDSEEKIVRNRIGGAYNYKKIKSGWLPLHPTVYLRKSIIEKLGYYDLDFKIASDTEFLLRYLFKSRIKLAYLNTYLVKMKMGGLSTSRSRAFEVLYEDYRIYRHHGLPAFTAVFKKKLRALKQYLNLEPIA; encoded by the coding sequence ATGAAAGTTTCTATCATTACTATTTGTTACAATAGAAAAGAGACCATTGCAAATTGTATAGAGAGTGTTTTGTCACAAGATTATCCCAATGTAGAATATATTATTATAGACGGAAATTCAACTGACGGCACAAACGAAATCATTCAATCTTATAAAGAGAGAATAAGCACCTACATATCTGAACCGGATAAGGGAATGTATGATGCCATTAATAAAGGATTAAAAATCGCAACTGGAGACGTTATCGGATTGATGCATTCTGATGATGCGTTTTATGATAGTGAGGTTGTCTCGAAAATTGTTACCATGTTTAAAATGTTTCCATCCCGTGATGGAGTTTATGGTGATGGAATTTATGTAACAAATGATAGTGAAGAAAAAATTGTAAGAAATAGAATAGGAGGGGCTTACAATTATAAAAAAATAAAATCCGGCTGGTTGCCACTCCATCCTACAGTGTATCTGCGAAAAAGTATTATTGAAAAACTAGGCTATTATGACCTTGATTTCAAAATAGCGTCGGATACGGAGTTCCTGCTGCGTTATTTATTTAAAAGCAGAATAAAGCTGGCCTATCTTAATACTTATTTAGTAAAAATGAAAATGGGCGGTCTAAGCACATCCCGAAGCAGGGCATTTGAAGTTCTTTATGAGGATTACCGTATTTACAGACATCATGGTCTACCAGCCTTTACTGCAGTATTTAAGAAAAAGCTAAGGGCATTAAAACAATATTTGAATTTAGAACCTATTGCTTAG
- a CDS encoding WcaF family extracellular polysaccharide biosynthesis acetyltransferase, whose protein sequence is MKKVRLDLFNSQLGLDRGASKVKEMLWYVIKVVFFLSAIPYPSKFKVFLLKAFGAKVGKGLVIKPRVNIHFPWKLVVGDNVWIGEEVFFLNFELLTIGNNVCISQKVFVCGGNHDYKDPTMPYRNGVIVLEDGSWVGAASFVGPNVKIGINTIVSVGSIVTKSLPENGVFSGNPPQLVKERW, encoded by the coding sequence ATGAAAAAAGTCCGTTTAGATTTATTCAATTCCCAGTTAGGTCTTGACCGTGGTGCATCTAAAGTAAAAGAGATGCTGTGGTATGTTATAAAGGTTGTTTTTTTTCTTTCGGCAATCCCATATCCTTCAAAGTTTAAAGTGTTCTTACTAAAAGCCTTTGGTGCCAAAGTAGGTAAAGGCTTAGTAATTAAACCCAGAGTGAACATCCATTTCCCTTGGAAGTTAGTTGTAGGAGATAATGTTTGGATTGGTGAGGAAGTATTCTTTTTGAATTTTGAATTGCTGACTATTGGCAATAATGTTTGTATCAGTCAGAAAGTTTTTGTCTGTGGAGGCAACCATGATTATAAAGATCCAACAATGCCCTATAGAAATGGTGTAATAGTGCTGGAGGATGGAAGCTGGGTAGGAGCAGCATCATTTGTTGGTCCCAATGTCAAAATCGGGATTAATACTATTGTTTCAGTTGGTTCAATAGTAACGAAGTCATTACCTGAAAATGGCGTTTTTAGCGGCAACCCTCCTCAATTGGTGAAAGAACGCTGGTAA
- a CDS encoding exopolysaccharide biosynthesis polyprenyl glycosylphosphotransferase, with product MRNRHKFTFIFCSILSDIAAVVISISLFFYFAEETDVQWTWSFVNNSHLIAAAGWLLTTLYFNLYRLDTVFSLPIFYRNSWRVFLCQFIFWQSYIVFFEGLKRYQLTIGASMLQFTFLLFYLLLSRVIFTFVLNNIKKWVKKPFVVAIYGFNSTSIQLASKLESNSYFFNFLGIINDLEDHNLRDKSSFNGELINAIHKSSERGIQELYIVVKTEFIDDLNTYFELADRYCIRLKFVPDLSDISKHSFSSTSYENFHIIRPRYEPLQNAYNRLIKRVFDVVFSLLVIIFILSWLYPVLAFIIKKQSKGPVLFKQLRTGKKNQSFYCYKFRSMAVNTESDSLQAKKGDMRVTPIGRFIRRTSLDELPQFFNVLLGDMSVVGPRPHMLKHTEDYNNQINDFMVRHFVKPGITGLAQISGHRGETKKVSDMKRRVKADIDYLQNWSMIKDLKICLLTVVLTLKGDENAF from the coding sequence ATGCGTAACAGACATAAATTTACTTTTATTTTTTGCAGTATTTTATCTGATATTGCTGCGGTAGTTATAAGTATATCATTATTCTTTTATTTTGCCGAAGAAACAGATGTACAATGGACTTGGTCTTTTGTCAATAATAGTCATTTAATTGCAGCGGCAGGATGGTTATTGACCACTTTATATTTTAATCTATATCGTCTGGATACTGTTTTCAGTCTGCCTATTTTTTATCGCAACAGCTGGCGTGTTTTTTTATGTCAGTTTATATTTTGGCAAAGCTATATTGTTTTTTTTGAGGGCTTAAAAAGATATCAGCTGACTATAGGAGCTAGTATGCTGCAGTTTACTTTTCTGCTTTTTTATCTTTTGCTATCGAGGGTTATTTTCACTTTCGTTTTAAACAATATAAAAAAATGGGTTAAAAAACCTTTTGTTGTTGCTATTTATGGGTTTAATTCAACAAGCATTCAATTGGCATCTAAATTAGAAAGTAATTCTTATTTTTTTAATTTCCTTGGAATCATTAATGACCTTGAAGATCATAATTTAAGAGATAAATCATCTTTTAACGGAGAGCTCATAAATGCCATTCACAAATCATCAGAAAGAGGAATTCAGGAATTATACATTGTTGTAAAAACGGAGTTTATAGATGATTTGAATACTTATTTCGAGTTGGCTGACAGATACTGCATCCGATTAAAATTTGTTCCGGATTTATCTGATATTTCTAAACATTCGTTCAGCAGTACCAGTTACGAAAACTTCCATATTATTCGACCCAGATATGAACCGCTTCAAAATGCTTATAATAGACTCATTAAGAGGGTTTTTGATGTTGTTTTCAGTCTGCTGGTCATCATTTTTATCCTATCGTGGCTGTACCCTGTTCTTGCATTTATTATAAAAAAACAAAGTAAAGGACCTGTTTTGTTCAAACAGCTTCGTACAGGCAAAAAAAATCAGTCTTTTTACTGCTACAAATTTAGAAGCATGGCTGTAAATACAGAAAGTGACAGCCTGCAGGCCAAAAAAGGAGATATGCGGGTAACGCCAATAGGCAGGTTTATAAGAAGAACCAGTTTGGATGAACTTCCCCAGTTTTTCAATGTTTTATTGGGCGATATGAGTGTAGTAGGGCCGCGTCCCCATATGCTCAAACATACTGAAGATTATAATAATCAGATCAATGATTTTATGGTGCGTCATTTTGTAAAACCAGGAATTACGGGTTTGGCCCAAATATCAGGACACAGAGGAGAAACTAAAAAAGTTTCTGATATGAAGCGCAGAGTAAAAGCCGATATAGATTATCTGCAAAACTGGAGTATGATAAAAGACTTGAAAATTTGTCTGCTTACCGTTGTATTAACCCTTAAAGGGGATGAAAATGCATTTTAA
- a CDS encoding VanZ family protein, whose protein sequence is MQNSNHKSNRRAITTVLFLICTAAIFYYSWLPSSNLRTETYLPQFIIEWTNEYLNLRTAVPFLLLGFFCETGWESVAVYKERNFLFAGRNTIIICTVIVCLAEAGQFFISDRHPDFMDIIFGIAGGIFGGTVAVSFRKLNHYFFYRNA, encoded by the coding sequence ATGCAAAATAGTAATCACAAAAGTAACAGAAGAGCCATTACAACAGTATTGTTTTTAATCTGCACAGCAGCTATTTTTTATTATTCATGGTTGCCTTCTTCCAATTTAAGAACCGAAACTTATTTACCACAATTTATAATAGAATGGACTAATGAATATCTCAATCTGCGTACAGCAGTTCCTTTTCTGTTATTAGGTTTTTTTTGTGAAACAGGCTGGGAATCAGTTGCCGTTTACAAAGAAAGGAATTTTCTTTTTGCAGGGAGAAATACGATTATAATCTGCACAGTGATTGTTTGTCTGGCAGAAGCGGGACAGTTTTTTATATCAGACAGGCATCCGGATTTTATGGATATCATTTTTGGAATAGCCGGAGGTATCTTCGGTGGGACAGTTGCTGTATCATTCAGGAAGTTAAATCATTATTTTTTTTATAGAAATGCGTAA
- a CDS encoding CpsB/CapC family capsule biosynthesis tyrosine phosphatase, with amino-acid sequence MFPFIKTKHYLKDLLPENYIDIHNHLLPGIDDGAKTIQETTGLIAAMKELNIHQGIATPHTFNSKWNNTSPIIKTAFENATKDKTNKEFLKNYASEYMLDSFLIAKVKEEELLCIHDNFVLLEFPLFSSPFNLYEMLFEIKIKNYKIILAHPERYLYLHNSIAKYEKLKEFGVFFQLNLLSLTGYYGKIIQKKAMELLENNLYDFTGSDIHSKTEINQFKTVKLQIPNKKKMEYLLLNNSIFLK; translated from the coding sequence ATGTTTCCGTTCATTAAAACTAAACACTATTTAAAAGATCTTCTTCCTGAAAATTATATTGATATCCACAATCACTTATTACCCGGCATCGATGATGGAGCAAAAACAATTCAGGAAACTACAGGACTTATTGCAGCAATGAAAGAATTAAACATTCACCAAGGTATTGCAACACCTCACACTTTCAATTCAAAATGGAATAATACCAGCCCGATTATAAAAACTGCTTTCGAGAACGCTACAAAGGATAAGACAAACAAAGAGTTTTTAAAAAATTATGCAAGTGAATATATGCTGGACTCTTTTCTGATTGCAAAAGTGAAAGAAGAAGAACTTTTATGCATTCACGATAATTTTGTGCTGCTTGAATTTCCACTATTTTCAAGTCCGTTTAATTTGTATGAGATGCTTTTTGAAATAAAAATTAAAAACTACAAAATCATTCTTGCCCATCCGGAACGCTATCTGTATCTTCATAATTCTATCGCTAAATATGAAAAACTAAAGGAATTTGGTGTTTTTTTTCAACTGAATCTGCTTTCTTTAACAGGATATTATGGTAAAATAATTCAGAAAAAAGCAATGGAATTACTTGAAAACAATTTATATGATTTTACAGGATCGGACATCCATAGCAAAACAGAAATTAATCAATTCAAAACCGTAAAACTTCAGATTCCAAATAAAAAGAAAATGGAGTATTTACTGCTTAATAATAGTATCTTTCTGAAATAA